Genomic segment of Xanthobacter dioxanivorans:
TCGATGATGGTGGCGACGCCCATTCCGGCGCCGATGCAGAGTGTCACCAGGGCGGTGGTTCCTCCGCTGCGCTCCAGCTCGTCAAGGGCGGTGCCGAGGATCATCGCGCCGGTGGCGCCGAGGGGATGGCCCATGGCGATGGCCCCGCCATTCACGTTGACCCGCGCCGGATCGAGATCCAGCGCCTCGATGAAGCGCAGGGCCACCGCGGCGAACGCCTCGTTCACCTCGAAGATGTCCACGTCCCGCGCGCTCATGCCCGCCCGTTTCAGCGCCTTCTCGGCAGCGAAGGCGGGGGCGGTCAGCATGATGGTGGGCTCCGAGCCGATCTCGGCGAAGGCGCGGATGCGCGCTCGCGGCGTCAGCCCCGCCGCGGCTCCGGCCTCGCGCGTGCCGACGAGAATGGCGGCGGCGCCGTCGACGACGCCGGAAGCATTGCCCGCGTGATGCACATGGGCGATCTCGCCCACCTCGGGATAGCGCAGGCGCGCGATGTCGTCGAAGCCGGCCGCCGCGCCCATGGCGGCAAAGGAGGGCTTCAGACGCGCCAGGTCCGCGACAGTGGAATTGCCGCGCACCGTCTCGTCGCGCTCCAGCATGACCTCGCCCACCCGGTCGCGCACCGCCACCACGGAGCGCGCGAAGCGGCCCTCCGACCAGGCGCGCGCGGCGCGGCGGTGGCTCTCCACGGCGAAGGCATCCACGGCGGCGCGCGTGTAGCCCCACTTGGTGGCGATGAGGTCGGCGCTGATGCCCTGCGGCACGAAATAGCTGGCGAAGGACACCTGCGGGTCGGTGCTCCAGGCGCCGCCGTCGGAGAGGATGGGAATGCGCGACATGGACTCGCAGCCGCCGCCGATGGCGAGGTCCGCCTGCCCGGCCATCACCTTGGCGGCGGCCATGTTGGTGGCTTCAAGCCCCGAGCCGCAGAAACGGTTGACCTGCACCCCCGCCACCTCCTGCGCATAGCC
This window contains:
- a CDS encoding acetyl-CoA C-acetyltransferase is translated as MPDAYILDHVRTPRGRGKPDGGLHAATPVHLASTVLTALRARGGLDTALVSDIVMGVVMPVGEQGQCLPRLAALHAGYAQEVAGVQVNRFCGSGLEATNMAAAKVMAGQADLAIGGGCESMSRIPILSDGGAWSTDPQVSFASYFVPQGISADLIATKWGYTRAAVDAFAVESHRRAARAWSEGRFARSVVAVRDRVGEVMLERDETVRGNSTVADLARLKPSFAAMGAAAGFDDIARLRYPEVGEIAHVHHAGNASGVVDGAAAILVGTREAGAAAGLTPRARIRAFAEIGSEPTIMLTAPAFAAEKALKRAGMSARDVDIFEVNEAFAAVALRFIEALDLDPARVNVNGGAIAMGHPLGATGAMILGTALDELERSGGTTALVTLCIGAGMGVATIIERV